Proteins from one Camelina sativa cultivar DH55 chromosome 8, Cs, whole genome shotgun sequence genomic window:
- the LOC104708239 gene encoding putative nuclease HARBI1 yields the protein MELVAAAAGYLYYHSCVNQPQSNSPPTICTYLKALLEGPVKDCRELLRMDKHVFHKLSETLRGKGLLRDTPSVLVEEQVAIFLSIIGHNQRIRVIQERFQRSGETISRHFNNVLKAVKSLSREFLHPPSLETPPEIVNSKRLYPYFQDCIGVVDGLQIPAHLPTKHQPRFQNKKGILTQNVLAACTFDSQFIFVYPGWEGSVEDLHILRAVLDDPNQNFPQAPKGKYYLVDRDYTNTEGFIAPYPGTRYCLHEFRGASQMPQNAHELFNHRHMSLSNVIQRPFSMLKTRFPILISAPQYPFHVQRDLVIATCALHNFIKREDGIHDWLFAACAEDVGPVEEPYGQEEEELELLHLNSTPTDIAADSLRDSIAITMWDDFMHKWEGW from the exons ATGGAATTAGTTGCTGCAGCTGCTGGTTACTTGTACTACCACAGTTGTGTAAATCAACCTCAGAGTAATTCGCCTCCTACGATATGTACATATTTGAAAGCCTTGCTAGAAGGACCTGTTAAAGATTGCAGGGAACTGCTTCGGATGGATAAGCATGTGTTTCATAAGCTATCTGAAACGCTTCGAGGGAAAGGCTTGCTGCGTGATACTCCTAGTGTTTTGGTAGAAGAGCAGGTTGCTATATTCTTAAGCATCATTGGCCATAATCAGCGAATCAGAGTGATACAAGAGAGGTTTCAGCGTTCTGGTGAAACCATTAGCCGGCATTTTAACAACGTGCTAAAGGCGGTTAAGTCCTTGTCACGTGAGTTCCTTCACCCACCATCTCTGGAAACACCTCCCGAGATAGTCAATAGCAAAAGGCTCTATCCATATTTCCAG GATTGTATCGGAGTTGTAGATGGCTTGCAAATTCCTGCTCACCTTCCTACAAAACACCAGCCCCGGTTTCAGAACAAGAAAGGCATACTTACTCAGAATGTGCTTGCAGCTTGCACTTTTGATTCACAGTTTATATTTGTCTATCCGGGATGGGAAGGCTCTGTTGAGGATTTACACATCTTAAGAGCAGTCCTAGACGATCCAAACCAGAATTTCCCACAAGCTCCCAAAG GAAAATATTATCTTGTCGATAGAGACTATACAAACACAGAAGGATTCATTGCTCCATACCCGGGAACAAGGTACTGTCTCCATGAGTTCCGTGGTGCAAGCCAAATGCCACAGAACGCACATGAGCTTTTCAATCACCGGCACATGTCTCTAAGCAACGTTATTCAAAGACCATTCAGCATGCTGAAAACCCGGTTTCCAATCCTGATATCGGCGCCTCAGTATCCGTTCCATGTCCAGAGGGATCTGGTGATTGCTACTTGTGCTCTACACAACTTCATTAAAAGGGAAGACGGGATTCACGACTGGCTCTTCGCTGCTTGTGCTGAAGATGTTGGTCCAGTGGAGGAACCGTATggacaagaggaagaagaactgGAATTGCTGCACTTGAATTCTACGCCTACAGATATTGCAGCTGACTCTCTACGAGACTCCATTGCAATTACTATGTGGGATGACTTCATGCACAAGTGGGAAGGATGGTAA
- the LOC104708242 gene encoding uncharacterized protein LOC104708242 isoform X1: MLKFFCDVNKTVIIWDVKACPIPEGLDSYDIWNNVQKSLSNIGYPTTHILEFRAYCDYFLTDDSRPSGPYIPLMHASSGDSKEAEDERRKKILVDLLCEAGENRSRINLLLIIGDVSEQTQFMRALKFLKEAKPHNVFLALPRPPSSEDLVATVREVWLWETLAVGGYPMGYIPSEDDSDYDSSDD, encoded by the exons atgttaaAATTCTTCT GCGACGTTAATAAAACAGTTATAATCTGGGACGTGAAGGCATGCCCGATCCCTGAAGGTCTTGACAGTTATGATATTTGGAACAACGTCCAAAAATCCCTATCGAATATTGGGTATCCAACTACACACATTCTAGAATTTAGGGCATATTGTGATTATTTTCTAACGGATGATAGTAGGCCTAGCGGTCCTTATATTCCTTTGATGCACGCATCTTCAGGTGACTCTAAAG aagCTGAAGATGAGAGACGTAAAAAGATTTTAGTGGACCTGTTATGCGAGGCAGGCGAAAATCGCTCAAGAATAAACTTGTTGCTGATCATTGGAGACGTGTCAGAACAGACTCAGTTCATGAGGGCTCTTAAGTTTTTGAAAGAGGCGAAGCCCCACAATGTTTTCCTGGCACTCCCTCGTCCTCCATCATCAGAGGATTTGGTTGCAACTGTACGTGAAGTTTGGCTTTGGGAAACCTTAGCTGTTGGAGGATATCCTATGGGCTATATTCCAAGTGAAGACGATTCTGATTATGATTCTTCTGACGATTAG
- the LOC104708242 gene encoding uncharacterized protein LOC104708242 isoform X2 — protein MIFGTTSKNPYRILGDSKEAEDERRKKILVDLLCEAGENRSRINLLLIIGDVSEQTQFMRALKFLKEAKPHNVFLALPRPPSSEDLVATVREVWLWETLAVGGYPMGYIPSEDDSDYDSSDD, from the exons ATGATATTTGGAACAACGTCCAAAAATCCCTATCGAATATTGG GTGACTCTAAAG aagCTGAAGATGAGAGACGTAAAAAGATTTTAGTGGACCTGTTATGCGAGGCAGGCGAAAATCGCTCAAGAATAAACTTGTTGCTGATCATTGGAGACGTGTCAGAACAGACTCAGTTCATGAGGGCTCTTAAGTTTTTGAAAGAGGCGAAGCCCCACAATGTTTTCCTGGCACTCCCTCGTCCTCCATCATCAGAGGATTTGGTTGCAACTGTACGTGAAGTTTGGCTTTGGGAAACCTTAGCTGTTGGAGGATATCCTATGGGCTATATTCCAAGTGAAGACGATTCTGATTATGATTCTTCTGACGATTAG
- the LOC104708243 gene encoding uncharacterized protein LOC104708243, with amino-acid sequence MSDVSNSKKTCVFWDVVDCPVPEGYGVRDVSQNIRQTLEKSGYNGEVSINAYVNQTNDDFNEYASTDPGFKIILAPQGDRVARLEMLLVDLLIWSIENRSPANYMLILGDIFVGDDDDYREFVKAFVRLEYRHFTCLLVQPQKSLVMRDYAVTKWWLWKDLSTGVAAQCESSQGVDNTCSASSS; translated from the exons ATGTCTGACGTCTCCA ACAGTAAGAAGACATGTGTTTTCTGGGACGTCGTGGATTGCCCGGTGCCTGAAGGTTACGGTGTTAGGGATGTTTCGCAGAACATTAGACAGACCCTTGAGAAATCCGGTTACAACGGTGAGGTATCCATCAATGCTTATGTGAATCAGACCAATGATGATTTCAACGAGTATGCTTCTACCGACCCGGGATTCAAGATCATACTTGCTCCACAAG gaGATAGAGTTGCTAGACTTGAGATGCTTCTAGTGGACCTTCTAATCTGGTCAATTGAAAATCGTTCACCTGCAAATTATATGCTTATCCTTGGGGACATCTTCGtgggagatgatgatgattacagGGAGTTTGTCAAGGCATTCGTCCGGTTGGAATATAGACATTTCACATGTCTCTTGGTACAGCCTCAAAAGTCATTAGTCATGAGAGATTATGCGGTAACAAAATGGTGGCTTTGGAAAGACTTATCAACTGGAGTTGCTGCCCAATGCGAAAGTTCACAAGGTGTTGACAATACTTGTAGTGCAAGTAGTTCATAA
- the LOC104709874 gene encoding uncharacterized protein LOC104709874, producing MSVSMQVRGGQLWGTDIYTDDSDLVAVLMHTGYCRPTASPPPPTMQELRATIRVLPSQDYYTSKLRNNVRSRAWGAGIGCSYRVERCYILKKGGGTIELEPSLTHSSTVEPTLAPMAVERSMTTRAAASNALRQQRFVREVTIQYNLCNEPWIKYSISIVADKGLKKPLFTSARLKKGEVLYLETHSCRYELCFAGEKTIKAIQASQQQSSHEPMETDSINKSQNHLTNGDKTDSDNSLIDVFRWSRCKKPLPQKVMRSIGFPLPADHIEVLEENLDWEDVQWSQTGVWIAGKEYTLARVHFLSPN from the exons ATGAGTGTATCTATGCAGGTAAGAGGTGGCCAGCTATGGGGAACAGATATATACACAGACGATTCGGATCTTGTTGCTG TTCTCATGCATACAGGTTACTGTCGTCCCactgcttctcctcctccaccgacAATGCAAGAGTTGCGCGCTACTATTAGAGTCTTGCCGTCACAAGATT ACTACACCTCCAAGCTAAGGAACAATGTCCGCTCTCGAGCATGGGGAGCTGGAATCGGATGCAGTTACAGAGTTGAGCGGTGCTATATACTGAAG AAAGGAGGTGGaactattgaactggaacccTCGCTTACACACTCCTCAACTGTGGAGCCAACACTTGCACCAATGGCTGTTGAAAGATCTATGACCACCAGAGCTGCAGCTTCG AATGCTCTGCGGCAACAAAGGTTTGTCCGAGAAGTGACAATACAATACAACCTCTGCAATGAACCTTG GATCAAATATAGCATAAGCATTGTCGCTGATAAGGGTCTCAAGAAGCCTCTTTTCACCTCAGCCCGCTTGAAGAAAGGAGAAGTTTTGTACTTAGAAACACATTCATGCAG GTATGAGCTCTGTTTCGCGGGAGAGAAGACTATCAAGGCAATCCAAGCCTCACAACAACAATCATCACATGAACCTATGGAGACAGATAGTATTAACAAGTCACAGAACCATCTGACAAACGGTGACAAAACAGATTCAGACAACAGTTTAATCGATGTTTTCCGTTGGTCACGCTGTAAGAAACCTCTCCCGCAGAAGGTTATGCGGTCTATAGGGTTTCCACTCCCAGCAGATCATATCGAG GTACTGGAGGAGAATCTTGATTGGGAAGATGTACAGTGGTCACAAACTGGTGTTTGGATTGCCGGAAAAGAGTACACTCTTGCTCGTGTTCATTTTCTCTCGCCCAACTAA